The Medicago truncatula cultivar Jemalong A17 chromosome 4, MtrunA17r5.0-ANR, whole genome shotgun sequence genome includes a region encoding these proteins:
- the LOC11445215 gene encoding 14 kDa zinc-binding protein isoform X2: MAATVPFSLLRNYSQLVSTRAFVVKANNFNFSNSVLPIQCRRLPFSASATNNEQAAAKAAAVNADSGAPTIFDKIINKEIPSSIVYEDEKVLAFRDISPQAPVHVLVIPKFRDGLTELGKADARHGEILGQLLYAAKIVAEKEGIADGFRVVINSGASACQSVYHLHLHVLGGRQMNWPPG; this comes from the exons ATGGCTGCTACGGttcctttctctcttcttag GAACTACTCACAATTGGTGTCGACAAGAGCTTTTGTTGTTAAAGCTAACAACTTCAATTTCTCAAACTCTGTTCTTCCTATTCAATGTCGCag GTTGCCATTTAGCGCCAGCGCTACAAACAATGAACAAGCTGCAGCCAAAGCAGCTGCTGTTAATGCTGATAGTGGAGCACCAACAAT ATTTGACAAGATCATAAATAAGGAAATCCCTTCAAGCATtgtatatgaagatgaaaaggtCCTAGCCTTTCGGGACATCAGTCCACAAGCTCCGGTTCATGTCCTGGTCATTCCAAAATTCAGAGATGGATTAACAGAACTTGGGAAG GCTGATGCTAGACATGGGGAGATACTGGGCCAGCTTCTCTATGCCGCCAAAATAGTAGCCGAGAAAGAAGGTATCGCTGATGGATTTCGTGTTGTCATCAACAGTGGTGCCAGTGCCT GCCAAAGTGTGTATCATCTGCACTTGCATGTCCTAGGTGGGAGACAGATGAATTGGCCACCTGGTTGA
- the LOC11444056 gene encoding sulfiredoxin, chloroplastic/mitochondrial, whose product MANFVLQVPNTLRSFTVFASSNPNGALSGGSGSGGVGPVILELPLDKIRRPMMRTRSNDQNKVQELMDSISEIGLQVPIDVLEVDGNYYGFSGCHRYEAHQRLGLPTIRCKIRRGTKETLRHHMR is encoded by the exons atggcaaattttgttttgcaggttCCAAATACTTTGAGGAGTTTCACTGTATTTGCTTCATCCAACCCTAATG GGGCTCTTTCTGGTGGTTCTGGAAGTGGTGGTGTGGGTCCAGTGATACTGGAACTTCCTCTTGATAAGATAAGAAGGCCTATGATGAGGACTAGATCAAATGATCAAAACAAAGTTCAAGAACTCATGGACAGTATTAGTGAAATTGGTCTTCAAGTGCCT ATTGATGTGCTCGAGGTTGATGGAAACTATTATG GTTTTTCTGGCTGTCACCGGTACGAGGCTCACCAGCGACTTGGACTCCCCACCATACGCTGCAAAATACGGCGTGGCACAAAAGAGACTCTAAG GCATCACATGCGCTAA
- the LOC11445215 gene encoding 14 kDa zinc-binding protein isoform X1: MAAATVPFSLIRNYSQLVSTRAFVVKANNFNFSNSVLPIQCRRLPFSASATNNEQAAAKAAAVNADSGAPTIFDKIINKEIPSSIVYEDEKVLAFRDISPQAPVHVLVIPKFRDGLTELGKADARHGEILGQLLYAAKIVAEKEGIADGFRVVINSGASACQSVYHLHLHVLGGRQMNWPPG, translated from the exons ATGGCAGCTGCTACGGTTCCTTTCTCTCTTATTAG GAACTACTCACAATTGGTGTCGACAAGAGCTTTTGTTGTTAAAGCTAACAACTTCAATTTCTCAAACTCTGTTCTTCCTATTCAATGTCGCag GTTGCCATTTAGCGCCAGCGCTACAAACAATGAACAAGCTGCAGCCAAAGCAGCTGCTGTTAATGCTGATAGTGGAGCACCAACAAT ATTTGACAAGATCATAAATAAGGAAATCCCTTCAAGCATtgtatatgaagatgaaaaggtCCTAGCCTTTCGGGACATCAGTCCACAAGCTCCGGTTCATGTCCTGGTCATTCCAAAATTCAGAGATGGATTAACAGAACTTGGGAAG GCTGATGCTAGACATGGGGAGATACTGGGCCAGCTTCTCTATGCCGCCAAAATAGTAGCCGAGAAAGAAGGTATCGCTGATGGATTTCGTGTTGTCATCAACAGTGGTGCCAGTGCCT GCCAAAGTGTGTATCATCTGCACTTGCATGTCCTAGGTGGGAGACAGATGAATTGGCCACCTGGTTGA
- the LOC11446205 gene encoding probable arabinosyltransferase ARAD1 has product MPYTKNMDEEETTKNKGKKPKHTFQTLFSTMTRKPVFKQTLIIFFVLLLLYALFNTFFQPTDSSTFDSSTFSFNSATSSVLLSSAASKSPAVKVYLYDLPKRFTYGVIHHHSLARGSRANTDEKDVTSFKYPGHQHMAEWYLFSDLSRPDSERSGSPVVRVSDPEEADLFFVPFFSSLSLIVNPVRPAGSGSVPEKTAYSDEENQEALMEWLEMQEFWKRSKGRDHVIVASDPNAMYRVVDRVKNCVLLVSDFGRLRPDQGSLVKDVIVPYSHRIRTYDGGIGVDKRNTLLFFMGNRYRKEGGKIRDTLFQILEKEDDVIIKHGAQSRESRRAASQGMHTSKFCLHPAGDTPSACRLFDAIVSLCVPVIVSDSIELPFEDTIDYRKIAVFVETAAAIQPGYLVSILRGMAPDRIVEYQKELKEVKRYFKYDEPDGTVNEIWRQISKKLPLIKLMINREKRLFTKEPDCSCVCTNQTAIGTL; this is encoded by the exons ATGCCGTATACAAAAAACATGGACGAAGAAGAAACAAcgaaaaacaaaggaaaaaaaccCAAACACACTTTCCAAACACTATTCTCCACGATGACACGAAAACCAGTTTTCAAACAAACCCTAATCATCTTCTTCGTTCTCTTACTTCTCTACGCTCTCTTCAACACCTTCTTCCAACCAACCGATTCTTCCACCTTCGATTCCTCCACCTTCTCTTTCAACTCCGCCACTTCCTCCGTTCTCCTCTCCTCCGCCGCTTCCAAATCCCCTGCGGTCAAGGTTTACCTCTACGATCTCCCCAAAAGGTTTACCTACGGAGTTATTCACCACCATTCCCTCGCGCGTGGCTCACGCGCTAATACGGATGAAAAGGATGTTACGTCGTTCAAGTATCCCGGTCATCAACATATGGCGGAGTGGTACTTGTTTTCTGATCTATCTCGACCCGACTCGGAACGTTCCGGTTCTCCTGTTGTTAGGGTTTCAGATCCAGAAGAAGctgatttgttttttgttccGTTTTTTTCATCGTTGAGTTTGATTGTGAACCCGGTTCGACCGGCTGGTTCGGGTTCCGTACCGGAGAAAACTGCTTACAGCGACGAGGAGAATCAGGAAGCATTGATGGAGTGGCTGGAGATGCAGGAGTTTTGGAAGAGGAGCAAAGGAAGGGATCATGTGATTGTTGCGTCGGATCCGAATGCAATGTACCGGGTTGTTGATCGGGTTAAGAACTGTGTTTTGCTTGTTTCGGATTTTGGAAGGTTGAGACCTGATCAGGGATCCTTGGTGAAGGATGTGATTGTGCCGTATTCGCATCGGATAAGAACTTATGATGGTGGCATTGGTGTTGATAAGCGCAACaccttgttattttttatgggaAATCGATATCGTAAAGAG GGAGGGAAAATTCGAGACACGCTCTTTCAAATTctagagaaagaagatgatgtAATAATAAAGCATGGAGCACAATCCAGAGAAAGTAGGCGGGCAGCATCACAGGGAATGCACACATCAAAGTTCTGCTTACATCCTGCCGGGGATACTCCATCAGCCTGTCGATTGTTTGATGCGATAGTCAGCTTGTGTGTTCCGGTGATTGTCAGTGATAGTATTGAGTTGCCTTTTGAAGATACTATAGACTATAGAAAGATTGCTGTATTTGTGGAAACTGCTGCTGCTATACAGCCAGGATATTTGGTGTCAATTTTGAGAGGCATGGCCCCAGATAGAATCGTGGAATATCAGAAAGAACTAAAAGAG GTGAAGCGATACTTTAAATATGATGAACCAGACGGGACAGTGAATGAGATTTGGCGCCAAATTTCAAAAAAACTACCCTTGATCAAATTGATGATTAACCGCGAGAAACGACTGTTTACAAAGGAACCTGATTGCTCTTGCGTATGTACAAACCAGACTGCCATTGGAACTTTATAG